From a single Solanum dulcamara chromosome 4, daSolDulc1.2, whole genome shotgun sequence genomic region:
- the LOC129886223 gene encoding signal peptidase complex subunit 3B, with protein sequence MHSFGYRGNALLTLAITILAIMCGIASFSDNFNSPIPTTEVQVLNINWFQKKPDGDDEVSLTLNISADLQSLFTWNTKQVFVFLAAEYETPKNALNQISLWDGIIPSKEHAKFLIHTTNKYRFVDQGSNLRGKAFNLTLHWHVMPKTGKMSANKLVMTGYRLPETYR encoded by the exons ATGCATTCATTTGGGTACAGAGGTAATGCTTTGTTAACATTGGCAATCACTATACTGGCGATTATGTGTGGCATAGCTTCTTTCTCCGACAATTTCAATTCTCCAATTCCTACAACAGAAGTTCAA GTGTTGAATATCAATTGGTTCCAGAAGAAACCTGATGGGGACGACGAG GTCAGTTTGACCTTGAACATATCAGCAGATCTACAGTCATTATTCACGTGGAATACGAAGCAG GTGTTTGTATTTTTGGCAGCTGAGTATGAAACTCCAAAGAACGCTCTAAATCAG ATATCTTTGTGGGATGGTATTATTCCCAGTAAAGAACATGCAAAATTTTTGATCCACACCACAAACAAGTATCGGTTTGTTGATCAG GGAAGCAACCTCCGTGGTAAAGCTTTTAACCTAACATTGCATTGGCACGTTATGCCGAAGACTGGAAAAATGTCTGCGAACAAACTTGTGATGACTGGTTACCGCTTGCCAGAGACATACAGATGA
- the LOC129883990 gene encoding gamma conglutin 1-like produces MASPVFNFLVTFLALSNLVLLSLSQVTRAPFKPDGLALPVFKDSATGLHIANITKRTPQQSVPLLIDLNGRFLWLNCEKNYLSSTYFAPFCHSTQCSRVGSHSCNKCFSTTHRPGCHNNTCAVAITNPLTSQTATGEVAQDSLSIQSTTQSGPNFGPLVTIRHFLFACSPSSLLQDPFPKNVQGVAGLGHDSVSLPIQLASHFGFPRQFALCLPSSTQKNGAIFFGSSGLNVTQTGNLTYTPIIIGSQGEYFIPVRSIRVNKQPVPLNRSSLITTRSRNFGGAMISTTAPYTALEHNIFTAFTQLFANQSSGLSQVNPISPFGLCFNSNNLSNTNVPNIDFVMHNKNVTWTIVGTNSVVEARPGVSCLAFVDGGQNPKATIVIGVHQLEDNFVQFDLVRSRLGLSSSLVSRNTSCSNFNFTSKSSFVNEME; encoded by the coding sequence ATGGCATCACCAGTCTTTAACTTTCTTGTTACTTTCTTGGCACTCTCAAATCTTGTTTTGTTATCACTGTCACAAGTTACTAGAGCTCCCTTCAAACCTGACGGCCTTGCTTTGCCGGTGTTTAAGGATTCTGCCACAGGTCTTCACATAGCCAACATCACAAAAAGAACTCCCCAGCAATCAGTCCCATTGCTGATTGACTTGAATGGCAGGTTCTTGTGGTTGAATTGTGAAAAAAATTACCTCTCATCAACCTACTTTGCCCCCTTTTGTCACTCAACTCAATGTTCTCGCGTTGGTTCTCATTCATGCAACAAATGTTTTTCCACTACACATAGGCCTGGTTGCCATAACAACACTTGTGCTGTTGCAATCACAAACCCTTTAACTAGCCAAACTGCAACCGGCGAAGTTGCTCAGGATTCTCTCTCAATTCAATCCACTACTCAATCTGGTCCAAATTTTGGCCCTTTAGTTACTATTCGACACTTTCTTTTTGCTTGTTCACCTTCATCTTTGTTACAAGATCCTTTTCCTAAAAATGTCCAAGGAGTAGCTGGATTAGGCCATGATTCAGTCTCTCTCCCAATTCAACTTGCTTCTCATTTCGGATTCCCTCGTCAATTCGCCTTGTGCTTGCCCTCTTCCACACAAAAAAATGGTGCAATCTTTTTTGGGAGTAGTGGTTTGAATGTAACACAAACCGGAAATTTAACCTACACGCCAATAATCATCGGTTCACAAGGAGAATATTTCATCCCAGTAAGGTCAATTCGCGTAAACAAGCAGCCTGTCCCATTGAACCGTTCATCTTTAATTACAACGAGGAGCAGAAACTTTGGTGGCGCGATGATTAGTACTACAGCACCTTACACGGCTCTTGAACATAACATTTTCACAGCCTTCACTCAGCTTTTCGCGAACCAATCCTCCGGGCTGTCTCAAGTGAATCCAATATCACCATTCGGACTATGTTTCAATTCCAACAACTTGTCGAACACAAATGTTCCAAACATTGATTTTGTCATGCACAACAAAAATGTTACATGGACTATTGTTGGAACAAATTCAGTAGTTGAAGCACGACCAGGTGTGTCTTGCTTGGCGTTTGTTGACGGGGGACAAAATCCAAAGGCTACAATTGTGATAGGGGTACATCAATTGGAAGATAATTTTGTTCAGTTTGATTTGGTCAGGTCAAGATTGGGTCTAAGCTCTTCGTTAGTGTCACGTAACACTAGTTGTTCTAACTTCAATTTCACCTCCAAATCGTCTTTCGTTAATGAGATGGagtga